The Pleomorphomonas sp. T1.2MG-36 DNA segment GGAAACCCGCGTGGAGTTCAAGGCGCCTCAACGGACGCTCGACCAGAACGCCCGCATGTGGGCCATGCTCACCGATGTTGCCCAACAGCTCCCCTGGCACGGCCAGAAGCTTTCGCCCGACGACTGGAAGCTTCTCTTCCTCGACGCCCTGAACTCCGAAATCCGCTTCGTCCCGAACATCGAAGGCAAAGGGTTCGTCAACCTCGGCCGTTCCTCGTCGGACCTCTCGAAAGGTGAGATGGGCGACTTCATGGCGCTCATCGAAGCGTTCGGCTCCAACCACGGCGTTACCTTCCACGGGAGGGAGCCATGAGTATCGCATCCGTTGTGTCCGTCTCCGGCGGTAGGGACTCAACAGCGACCTATCTTTTGGCGTTGGAGCGCGGTTTTCCCTTCCAAGCCGTGTTCGCGGATACTGGCCATGAACACCCTTGGACATCCCAGGCAAGAAACTTCCTGGACGCTATGCGCGGGCTGTTCCGTTGGGCCGTAGACATCGGTCTATTGGAAAACGATCCGACCGCCGGGATCAGCTATCCGAAGCGCCCCAAGGGGCAAGGATTCGCTGTCTGGGATGAGGACGACGTCGCCCGATATCAGGCCAAGTGGCCGATCGGCACCAAGGAGCGCGTTTGGCTCGATGTCCTGCTCTACACCGGCTTGCGCCGAGGCG contains these protein-coding regions:
- a CDS encoding recombination protein NinB; the encoded protein is MSRALLVLANDVIRLRAIEWIKKAPPETRVEFKAPQRTLDQNARMWAMLTDVAQQLPWHGQKLSPDDWKLLFLDALNSEIRFVPNIEGKGFVNLGRSSSDLSKGEMGDFMALIEAFGSNHGVTFHGREP